From a region of the Sphaerodactylus townsendi isolate TG3544 linkage group LG09, MPM_Stown_v2.3, whole genome shotgun sequence genome:
- the LOC125439136 gene encoding myelin P2 protein-like gives MCDKFVGSWKLVSSENFDDYMKELGVGLATRKLGSLARPKVKISMKGDVVTIRTESAFKNTEIAFKLGQEFEETTADNRKTKTVITLEKGSLVQVQKWNGKESTIRRKLVDGKMVVECIMKGVTCSRVYQRM, from the exons ATGTGCGACAAATTTGTGGGGTCCTGGAAACTGGTCTCCAGTGAAAACTTTGATGATTACATGAAAGAACTGG GTGTGGGGCTGGCTACCCGGAAACTTGGCAGCCTGGCCAGGCCTAAGGTCAAAATCAGCATGAAAGGTGATGTTGTAACCATCCGAACTGAAAGTGCCTTCAAAAACACAGAGATCGCTTTCAAGTTGGGTCAGGAATTTGAAGAAACCACTGCTGATAACAGGAAAACCAAG ACAGTCATAACCTTAGAAAAAGGCTCATTGGTTCAAGTGCAGAAGTGGAATGGAAAAGAATCAACCATAAGAAGAAAACTGGTTGATGGGAAAATGGTGGTG gaATGCATCATGAAAGGTGTCACCTGCAGTCGCGTCTATCAGAGAATGTGA